A stretch of Paenibacillus peoriae DNA encodes these proteins:
- a CDS encoding deoxycytidylate deaminase — MSADVRKDWDTYFMDIAYMVSTRSRCARRHVGAVLVQGKKLLGTAYNGAPSGVPDCSEAGCMISEEYEVVHRDGHEEMVKKQRCIRTIHAEQNLLLFTDRIDREGSSVYVTDQPCWTCANMLANSGIVEIVYHRPYPKDADKVRAMMEEKGIAFRMLKTYHPPKETLMDVMN, encoded by the coding sequence ATGAGTGCAGATGTACGCAAGGACTGGGACACCTACTTCATGGATATCGCTTATATGGTATCCACCCGTTCGCGCTGCGCGCGGCGTCATGTTGGAGCCGTACTTGTACAAGGTAAAAAGCTCTTGGGGACGGCCTATAATGGAGCACCATCGGGGGTGCCTGACTGTTCAGAGGCAGGTTGTATGATTTCAGAGGAGTATGAGGTCGTTCACCGTGATGGGCACGAGGAAATGGTTAAAAAGCAGCGTTGTATTCGCACTATTCATGCAGAGCAGAACCTGCTGCTGTTTACTGACCGAATTGATCGTGAAGGCTCTTCAGTATATGTCACCGACCAGCCATGCTGGACGTGTGCCAATATGTTGGCGAACAGCGGTATTGTGGAGATTGTATACCACCGACCTTATCCCAAAGATGCCGACAAGGTTCGTGCTATGATGGAGGAAAAGGGCATCGCTTTTCGCATGCTGAAGACCTATCATCCACCAAAAGAAACGCTGATGGATGTTATGAATTAA
- the comER gene encoding late competence protein ComER has product MKVGFIGTGSMGSLLIQSFIHSNALKPQQISASNRTHSKVTELARRYPGLHAVQSNRETAAESDVLFICVKPLESKAVTDEIRNVITEEQIVVSITSPVQIRILEHALKAKVSKIIPSITHQVGSGASLCIHGSRITEEDRFLLEELMSHISRPIRVKESYTRITSDFSSCGPAFLAFFMDQWIQAAVQATGMDRTELCALAGEMIIGTGKLLTEGGMTPAELQTRVAVPGGITAEALALLDISLHSVFPELIQVTHNKYEEDMQKIDVSFGLKPINRQQY; this is encoded by the coding sequence ATGAAAGTTGGATTTATCGGGACTGGCAGCATGGGAAGTCTGCTAATTCAGTCTTTTATTCATTCTAACGCACTCAAGCCGCAGCAAATATCAGCAAGTAATCGAACGCATTCCAAGGTAACCGAGCTAGCCCGTCGTTATCCAGGTTTGCATGCAGTCCAAAGCAACCGTGAAACGGCAGCGGAAAGCGATGTTCTGTTTATCTGTGTGAAGCCGCTGGAATCAAAAGCCGTAACGGATGAAATACGCAACGTCATTACAGAAGAGCAAATCGTCGTATCTATCACAAGCCCGGTGCAGATTCGTATTTTAGAGCATGCACTGAAAGCTAAAGTGTCCAAAATTATCCCCAGTATCACCCACCAAGTAGGCAGCGGAGCCTCACTATGCATCCATGGAAGCCGGATTACAGAGGAGGACCGCTTCCTTCTGGAAGAGCTTATGTCCCACATCAGCAGGCCGATTCGGGTTAAAGAATCTTATACTCGGATCACGTCGGATTTTTCGAGTTGTGGTCCTGCTTTCTTGGCCTTTTTTATGGACCAGTGGATTCAAGCCGCAGTTCAAGCTACAGGTATGGACCGTACGGAGCTATGCGCACTGGCCGGTGAAATGATCATCGGCACTGGAAAGCTGCTCACGGAAGGCGGGATGACACCAGCCGAGTTACAGACCAGAGTAGCGGTTCCCGGAGGTATTACCGCCGAAGCTCTCGCACTGTTGGACATCAGCCTGCATAGTGTCTTTCCCGAGCTGATACAGGTAACGCACAACAAATATGAAGAGGACATGCAAAAGATAGATGTCTCCTTCGGCTTAAAGCCAATTAACCGGCAACAATATTAA
- a CDS encoding ComEC/Rec2 family competence protein — protein MPIRHMVLLWLVFSGGGFHWFWHDMHNVSSIPDALHVSSSMVEDMPVQAAGFIASEVQVDGDRTQFEMRVTSINHFGNHSNKDENRAPISEQVIVHIKLAAKQEQQLAAAWQRGDAILLRGTLKAPAKAGNFGGFDYSEYLHTQEIHWFFKGDGAASLQKQDASLWNRYTLFRWNDQLREQLGQRMELAFTSLHHAGYMKGLVLGVTDELDPATYNEFTQLGLTHILAISGMHVAVYAATLLYLLRLLRVSRETSLTVVMILIPAYVLLTGASASVVRAGIMAMIGLFAARRGLLKDGLNILSISALLMLIWNPYYLLSVSFQLSFLVTGGLLIYMPLMKPFFAKWPFLIGGEVAITITAQLVSFPMTVFYFNQFSLLSFAANFVLVPLITYIVLPLGTVAMGVAFLWGDGARIFAWPAEQLNDLTFLLVKWLNVDDAYVSNWPSSSILWVIAYYVALYSVLYWLTTWLTSRRKTNDITVLDSTPNSSTIYTGLAASSEWAAIVHTALEPEGAGRFARRQWNGYRNLALALSVIAWLGILYTGYQSPGEGNTGIVQYLDVGQGDSILITTPGGKHILVDGGGTMDFATGKNAWRKRADPYEVGKDTLVPLLKQRGVHRLDAVILTHGDHDHAGGLQAVLDQIPVSTLFFNGTLTDKAPFRKLLNTALDKQIKLYGAHHSMEWEPDQATKIRFLYPFTLPDNESEQLPVMKEQNHYSVAMILEMEGASFLFTGDMDDAAESLLLAELTPSSFRLKDEGATGGARNAIDVMKIAHHGSKYSTSEEWLSYWRPRVSVISVGATNTYGHPNEAVLERLSAVDSAIYRTDTMGEIQIRAQQGKLSVRYQRKQYKTDTNTTTH, from the coding sequence ATCCCCATCCGGCATATGGTGTTACTTTGGCTTGTATTCAGCGGAGGTGGATTTCATTGGTTTTGGCATGATATGCATAATGTTAGCAGTATTCCCGATGCTCTTCATGTATCGTCATCTATGGTGGAAGACATGCCTGTTCAAGCAGCAGGGTTTATCGCTTCTGAAGTGCAGGTAGATGGTGATCGAACACAGTTTGAGATGAGAGTTACTTCAATCAATCACTTCGGAAATCATTCGAACAAGGACGAGAATCGTGCACCAATTTCTGAACAGGTCATTGTTCATATCAAGTTGGCTGCCAAGCAGGAACAGCAACTTGCGGCAGCATGGCAACGTGGAGATGCGATCCTACTGCGTGGCACCTTAAAGGCTCCTGCAAAAGCGGGGAACTTTGGTGGCTTTGATTACAGTGAATACCTGCACACACAGGAAATCCACTGGTTTTTCAAAGGCGATGGGGCAGCCTCGTTACAGAAGCAGGATGCTTCACTATGGAACCGCTACACTTTGTTCAGGTGGAATGACCAGCTTAGGGAGCAGCTAGGACAGAGAATGGAACTGGCATTTACATCGCTTCATCACGCAGGATATATGAAAGGACTGGTACTTGGGGTAACAGATGAGTTGGACCCAGCAACCTATAACGAGTTTACGCAGCTTGGTTTAACGCATATTTTAGCAATATCGGGCATGCATGTGGCGGTATATGCAGCTACACTATTATATCTACTCAGGCTGTTACGAGTTAGCCGCGAGACATCTCTTACGGTCGTGATGATACTCATTCCGGCTTATGTCCTGCTGACTGGTGCTTCTGCCTCTGTTGTGAGGGCAGGAATTATGGCGATGATCGGCTTGTTTGCAGCCCGACGAGGGTTGCTCAAAGACGGACTTAATATTCTAAGTATATCCGCGCTGCTCATGCTGATTTGGAATCCATATTATCTACTTAGCGTCAGCTTTCAGCTTTCCTTTTTGGTGACAGGTGGGTTGCTCATTTATATGCCGCTTATGAAGCCGTTTTTCGCCAAATGGCCTTTCCTGATCGGCGGTGAAGTTGCGATTACAATTACGGCACAGCTTGTTTCGTTTCCAATGACGGTATTCTACTTTAATCAATTTTCGCTGCTATCATTTGCGGCCAATTTTGTGCTTGTACCCCTTATTACATATATCGTCCTTCCATTGGGTACGGTGGCGATGGGAGTTGCCTTTTTGTGGGGGGATGGGGCTCGCATTTTTGCTTGGCCGGCAGAGCAATTGAACGATTTGACTTTTTTACTAGTAAAATGGCTGAATGTGGATGATGCTTATGTGAGTAATTGGCCGTCTTCCTCCATTCTGTGGGTCATAGCGTATTACGTAGCTTTGTACAGTGTTTTGTACTGGCTCACAACGTGGCTGACATCCCGCAGAAAAACGAACGACATTACCGTCTTGGACTCTACTCCCAATTCATCAACTATCTATACAGGATTAGCAGCTTCTTCAGAGTGGGCGGCTATAGTGCATACGGCTCTTGAACCTGAGGGAGCAGGGAGATTTGCGCGTCGACAGTGGAATGGTTATCGTAATTTGGCACTGGCTCTAAGTGTTATTGCTTGGCTTGGAATATTGTATACAGGTTACCAATCTCCTGGTGAGGGGAATACGGGAATTGTTCAATATCTGGATGTGGGCCAAGGTGACAGCATTTTAATCACAACGCCGGGCGGGAAACATATCTTGGTTGATGGCGGGGGGACAATGGACTTTGCAACAGGGAAAAATGCTTGGCGCAAGCGTGCAGATCCCTACGAGGTAGGTAAAGATACGCTTGTACCCTTACTAAAGCAACGAGGTGTGCATCGACTAGATGCTGTCATTTTAACACACGGAGATCATGATCATGCCGGAGGATTACAAGCTGTGCTTGACCAGATTCCCGTATCTACCTTGTTTTTTAATGGTACCCTGACAGATAAAGCTCCATTCCGTAAGCTGTTGAACACGGCTTTAGATAAGCAGATCAAGCTGTACGGGGCACATCATAGCATGGAATGGGAACCAGACCAGGCTACGAAAATCCGCTTTCTCTATCCGTTTACGCTACCGGATAACGAATCTGAACAGCTGCCTGTTATGAAGGAACAAAATCATTACTCTGTTGCCATGATATTGGAGATGGAGGGAGCCTCCTTTTTGTTCACAGGAGATATGGATGATGCAGCAGAGTCATTGTTGCTTGCTGAATTAACCCCTTCTTCATTCCGTTTGAAAGATGAGGGAGCAACGGGAGGGGCAAGGAATGCTATAGATGTCATGAAAATAGCACATCACGGCAGCAAGTATTCTACCTCGGAAGAGTGGTTATCCTACTGGCGACCGAGAGTATCTGTCATTTCGGTCGGTGCGACCAATACTTACGGACATCCGAATGAAGCGGTATTGGAACGTTTGTCAGCAGTTGATTCTGCTATATATCGAACCGATACGATGGGAGAGATACAGATTCGAGCACAGCAAGGAAAACTGAGTGTGCGGTACCAACGCAAACAGTACAAAACAGATACGAATACAACAACACACTAA
- a CDS encoding ComEA family DNA-binding protein produces MKRVWTGTAITLAVIGSGLILFAGGQRSESQEEWTLLNHKVEQAVAMDSEPNESQRSSDYAQEKPAVKEPSDKAERSRNAEAAYKVKSDTVQISTGVSAAVSGNSIAGNSSAVKQSGVADPTSDTGIVSSSGATTSRTNTVSDSVTTPVSGGKKVNINTATAAELMELPGVGSKKAEAILNYRNQHGAFKRVNDLDHVKGIGAKMLAKMKPYVSL; encoded by the coding sequence ATGAAACGCGTATGGACAGGAACAGCGATAACGCTTGCTGTAATCGGCAGTGGACTTATTTTATTTGCCGGAGGACAGCGTTCTGAGTCGCAAGAAGAGTGGACTTTACTTAACCATAAGGTGGAGCAGGCTGTGGCGATGGATTCAGAGCCAAATGAGTCGCAGCGCAGCAGTGACTATGCCCAGGAAAAGCCTGCTGTAAAAGAACCTTCAGACAAAGCTGAGCGCAGTAGGAATGCCGAAGCCGCTTACAAAGTGAAAAGTGATACTGTGCAGATATCTACTGGTGTATCTGCTGCTGTGAGCGGAAACTCTATTGCGGGAAATTCGAGTGCCGTAAAGCAGTCAGGTGTTGCGGATCCGACCTCAGACACAGGTATTGTCAGTTCGAGTGGTGCAACGACGAGTAGGACCAATACGGTAAGTGATTCGGTTACTACACCCGTTTCCGGCGGAAAAAAGGTAAACATCAACACGGCGACTGCTGCCGAGTTAATGGAGCTACCAGGGGTTGGGTCTAAGAAAGCCGAGGCTATTTTGAACTACCGCAATCAGCACGGGGCGTTCAAACGTGTGAATGATTTGGATCATGTAAAAGGAATCGGAGCTAAAATGTTGGCGAAAATGAAGCCGTATGTCAGCTTGTAA